One segment of Cottoperca gobio chromosome 24, fCotGob3.1, whole genome shotgun sequence DNA contains the following:
- the LOC115028854 gene encoding pinin isoform X1, with translation MSTKAESRVSSSSSRTDERRRSRSTGQEKTKRKRSRSRSSSSSSSSSSSSSSSSSSSSSSSSSGSSHSSSHSRSSSSSSDSRSKSRKQSKKRKMEKQPKKQKGKKEKRHKRKKDKKVKGEENAGPVQISKYLKDKKKGKFSMISGKKIKMKVKKSKKDKQRDKNRAQLLDFLNSTV, from the exons ATG tCAACTAAAGCGGAGTCCAGGGTGTCCAGCTCTAGCTCCAGAACAGATGAAAGGAGGAGATCAAGGAGCACAG GTCAAGAAAAAACGAAGCGTAAGCGCAGCCGTAGTAGATCTTCCTCGTCGTCCTCTTCCAGTTCATCGTCATCATCTTCgtcatcttcatcctcatcgTCCTCTTCTTCATCGGGTTCTTCACACTCATCCAGCCACAGTCGGAGTAGCTCGAGCAGTAGCG actcCCGTAGTAAATCCAGAAAGCAGTctaagaaaaggaaaatggaaaaacagCCCAAAAAA cagaaagggaagaaagagaagcgACACAAACgtaaaaaagacaagaaagtaaaaggagaagaaaacgCGGGACCTGTTCAAATATCCAAG taCTTGAAGGACAAGAAAAAGGGCAAGTTCAGCATGATTTCAGGAAAGAAGATAAAGATGAAAGTAAAGAAgtcaaagaaagacaaacag cggGATAAAAATCGAGCACAACTTCTTGACTTCTTGAACTCTACCGTGTGA
- the LOC115028854 gene encoding protein FAM133 isoform X2, with the protein MSTKAESRVSSSSSRTDERRRSRSTGQEKTKRKRSRSRSSSSSSSSSSSSSSSSSSSSSSSSSGSSHSSSHSRSSSSSSDSRSKSRKQSKKRKMEKQPKKKGKKEKRHKRKKDKKVKGEENAGPVQISKYLKDKKKGKFSMISGKKIKMKVKKSKKDKQRDKNRAQLLDFLNSTV; encoded by the exons ATG tCAACTAAAGCGGAGTCCAGGGTGTCCAGCTCTAGCTCCAGAACAGATGAAAGGAGGAGATCAAGGAGCACAG GTCAAGAAAAAACGAAGCGTAAGCGCAGCCGTAGTAGATCTTCCTCGTCGTCCTCTTCCAGTTCATCGTCATCATCTTCgtcatcttcatcctcatcgTCCTCTTCTTCATCGGGTTCTTCACACTCATCCAGCCACAGTCGGAGTAGCTCGAGCAGTAGCG actcCCGTAGTAAATCCAGAAAGCAGTctaagaaaaggaaaatggaaaaacagCCCAAAAAA aaagggaagaaagagaagcgACACAAACgtaaaaaagacaagaaagtaaaaggagaagaaaacgCGGGACCTGTTCAAATATCCAAG taCTTGAAGGACAAGAAAAAGGGCAAGTTCAGCATGATTTCAGGAAAGAAGATAAAGATGAAAGTAAAGAAgtcaaagaaagacaaacag cggGATAAAAATCGAGCACAACTTCTTGACTTCTTGAACTCTACCGTGTGA